In a single window of the Candidatus Nanosynbacter featherlites genome:
- the def gene encoding peptide deformylase, with protein MTRDDIIALPNPHLRQKSHRIHVITDDIQKLSDDMTSAALDWEDSRPHEISAALAAVQVDRLERVVIVRADFDNKKTRDFMTLINPEIVKYEGDLVADFEGCLSVKHIYGKVPRYTKVRVKALDLEGNEIRFKAEGFLARVLQHEIDHTNGIVFIDHIRDTHDAFYTLDDSGELQPLNYDTSIKDNTDLWG; from the coding sequence ATGACTAGAGACGACATTATTGCCCTACCAAATCCCCACCTGCGTCAAAAATCTCATCGCATCCATGTCATTACCGACGATATACAAAAACTGTCTGACGACATGACCAGTGCTGCGTTAGATTGGGAGGATTCACGACCACATGAAATCAGTGCTGCTCTCGCAGCAGTGCAAGTAGATCGCTTGGAACGAGTCGTCATCGTCCGAGCTGACTTTGATAACAAAAAAACTCGCGACTTCATGACCTTGATCAACCCAGAAATTGTCAAATACGAAGGTGACTTAGTGGCTGATTTTGAAGGTTGCTTGAGTGTAAAACACATCTATGGCAAAGTACCACGCTACACTAAGGTTCGCGTTAAAGCCTTAGACCTGGAGGGTAACGAGATCCGCTTCAAAGCTGAGGGTTTCTTAGCGCGCGTATTGCAACATGAAATTGACCACACTAACGGCATCGTCTTCATCGATCACATTCGCGATACGCACGATGCATTTTATACCCTTGATGATTCTGGTGAATTACAGCCCCTCAATTACGACACAAGCATCAAAGATAATACCGACCTCTGGGGATAA
- the priA gene encoding replication restart helicase PriA, with translation MQYYEVSPTTVIRADAGSFSYASHEELAPGTIVTIPVGKKVVVGVVLQKISQPPYDTREIISVVDQPPLPSQLLSLHTWMSQFYATHPATVWQTILPRGITKKRRKSVDSTSVNVQNRTKNVFTKDQLQALKIIDSMASGTALLHGVTSSGKTLVYIEASQRAAAEGKSSIILIPEIALTTQLVSAFTEHLDNVIVTHSRQTEAERHAAWLHVLNANKPVVVIGPRSALFMPIHNLGFIAIDECHEPSFKQEQSPRYSALRTAAVLAQDHSAKLVLGSATPSIADYYLSEQRNRPIITMPKPARKDAVKPTVKIVDMTKRNNFTQHFFLSDTLLSQLQQTFKDGHQALIFHNRRGTTAITLCQHCGWQAGCPNCFVPLTLHQDKHQLVCHICGYKATVPTVCPECQHADIIHRGIGTKRIETELNKLFPQQTIARFDADTPSDQTVEKLYQDVKDGTIDLIIGTQMIAKGLDLPHLRTVGVVQADTGLTLPDFAAVERTFQLLAQVVGRVGRSHHPTTVVVQTYQPQHPAIQDGLTQNYADFYQRTIAQRQATMFPPFTHLLKLTCVYKTEAAAIRNAQKLASTLKSVAPRTVQILGPTPAFYERVRDTYRWQLLLKSPQRDDLVALLAHLPPQHWQFELDPTSLL, from the coding sequence ATGCAATACTACGAGGTGTCTCCAACCACAGTCATCCGCGCTGACGCTGGCAGCTTTTCCTATGCTTCACATGAAGAACTAGCACCAGGAACTATTGTGACCATTCCCGTCGGCAAGAAGGTTGTTGTTGGTGTTGTTTTGCAAAAAATATCGCAGCCTCCATACGACACACGGGAAATAATTTCGGTTGTAGATCAGCCGCCACTACCCAGCCAATTGCTGTCATTGCACACTTGGATGAGCCAATTTTACGCAACACATCCTGCCACCGTCTGGCAAACCATCCTGCCACGCGGCATCACCAAAAAGCGACGAAAATCCGTAGATTCCACCTCTGTCAATGTGCAAAATCGAACAAAAAATGTATTCACCAAAGATCAGCTCCAAGCCCTGAAAATCATTGATTCCATGGCCAGTGGAACGGCTTTGCTACACGGCGTCACCAGCTCCGGAAAAACACTAGTCTACATTGAAGCATCACAACGCGCTGCAGCTGAGGGAAAGTCTTCCATTATACTAATCCCAGAAATAGCCCTGACGACCCAGCTGGTATCAGCCTTCACAGAGCATCTCGACAATGTAATTGTCACTCATTCTCGCCAGACTGAGGCTGAACGCCATGCAGCATGGCTACACGTTTTGAACGCCAACAAGCCCGTCGTGGTCATCGGCCCAAGGTCAGCCCTATTCATGCCCATACATAACCTCGGATTTATCGCCATTGATGAATGCCACGAACCTAGCTTCAAGCAAGAACAATCCCCCCGCTACTCCGCACTGCGCACCGCTGCCGTGCTGGCGCAGGACCATAGCGCCAAATTAGTTCTGGGTAGCGCTACTCCCAGCATCGCCGACTATTATTTGTCTGAGCAACGAAACCGACCCATCATCACCATGCCCAAACCCGCTCGTAAAGATGCCGTCAAACCGACCGTCAAAATCGTTGACATGACTAAGCGTAATAATTTTACTCAACATTTTTTCTTGTCAGACACCCTGCTCTCTCAACTCCAGCAAACGTTCAAAGACGGTCATCAGGCACTGATCTTTCATAATCGTCGCGGTACCACTGCAATCACTCTGTGTCAGCATTGTGGTTGGCAAGCTGGCTGCCCCAACTGCTTTGTTCCGCTAACCCTACACCAGGATAAACATCAACTGGTCTGTCACATATGTGGATATAAAGCGACCGTCCCGACGGTCTGCCCTGAGTGCCAGCATGCCGATATCATCCATAGAGGTATTGGTACTAAACGCATCGAAACAGAATTGAATAAATTATTTCCTCAACAAACCATAGCCCGTTTTGACGCGGATACCCCCAGCGACCAAACTGTAGAAAAGTTATACCAAGACGTCAAAGATGGTACTATTGATCTCATCATCGGCACGCAAATGATCGCCAAGGGATTAGACTTACCACATCTACGAACTGTTGGCGTAGTGCAAGCAGACACAGGACTAACACTTCCTGATTTTGCAGCTGTTGAGCGCACGTTCCAGCTGCTTGCTCAGGTAGTCGGGCGCGTCGGTAGATCACATCACCCAACAACCGTCGTTGTCCAAACGTACCAACCACAACACCCAGCCATCCAAGACGGCCTCACGCAAAATTACGCTGATTTTTACCAGCGCACAATAGCTCAACGACAAGCAACCATGTTTCCGCCATTTACCCATCTTTTGAAACTCACTTGCGTATACAAAACCGAAGCCGCTGCCATTCGCAATGCTCAAAAACTTGCATCTACCCTCAAATCAGTTGCGCCAAGAACCGTACAAATTTTAGGACCAACACCTGCGTTTTATGAACGAGTACGTGATACTTACCGTTGGCAACTGCTGCTCAAAAGTCCCCAGCGTGATGATTTGGTCGCCCTACTAGCTCACCTACCGCCACAACACTGGCAATTCGAACTCGACCCGACTTCCCTCCTCTGA
- a CDS encoding phosphoribosyltransferase translates to MYFQSRIQAGAELGQQLFEKYRYENCAVLALGEGGVLVGEQIAVRLHCVLMMLLSESIDVPGEGLSFGAVSQSGKFTYNSDFSSGEIREYTNEFHGYLEQQKQQAYQRINRLLGDGGIVDAALLKDRTVILVSDGFGDNLSSLDVALGFLKSIRIEKLVVALPVCSIAAVDRLHITVDDLHILDVKENFMGINHYYEDNELPSREETIAKINQVIMNWR, encoded by the coding sequence ATGTATTTTCAGAGTCGCATACAGGCAGGCGCGGAGTTGGGGCAGCAGTTGTTCGAAAAATATCGTTATGAAAACTGCGCAGTGCTGGCATTGGGCGAAGGTGGGGTGTTGGTCGGTGAGCAAATTGCGGTCAGGTTGCACTGTGTTTTAATGATGCTTCTGTCGGAGAGTATTGATGTTCCTGGAGAAGGGTTAAGCTTTGGTGCGGTTTCTCAAAGTGGGAAATTTACCTACAACAGTGACTTTTCGTCTGGCGAGATTCGAGAATATACCAATGAATTTCATGGTTATTTGGAACAGCAAAAACAGCAGGCGTACCAACGAATTAATCGACTGCTGGGTGATGGTGGTATCGTTGACGCAGCGTTGTTGAAAGACCGGACGGTTATTTTGGTGAGTGATGGTTTTGGTGATAATCTTTCAAGCCTGGATGTGGCTTTGGGATTTTTAAAATCAATTCGTATTGAAAAACTGGTGGTGGCTTTACCTGTGTGTAGTATTGCTGCTGTTGATCGATTGCACATCACGGTGGATGATTTGCATATATTGGACGTCAAGGAAAACTTCATGGGGATTAATCATTATTATGAGGATAATGAGCTACCTTCACGCGAAGAGACCATTGCAAAAATCAACCAAGTAATTATGAATTGGCGCTAA
- a CDS encoding ArsR family transcriptional regulator, whose protein sequence is MLDVFITSRVRRKIVVVYAKYPDFHTHVRGLAKLIKEDPGNIQRELKRLEKVGFLKSEKQGNSRTYFTNKQFPIFKELQGMVIKSQQHAARPKRSSVDRD, encoded by the coding sequence ATGTTAGACGTTTTTATTACATCGCGGGTGAGGCGTAAGATTGTGGTTGTTTATGCTAAATATCCTGATTTTCACACTCATGTACGTGGGTTGGCGAAGTTGATCAAAGAAGATCCAGGAAATATTCAGCGCGAGTTAAAGAGATTGGAAAAAGTCGGTTTTCTCAAAAGCGAGAAGCAAGGCAATTCGCGAACATATTTCACAAATAAGCAATTTCCAATTTTCAAGGAGTTGCAAGGAATGGTGATTAAGTCGCAGCAGCATGCGGCACGACCGAAGCGTAGTTCGGTTGATAGAGATTGA
- the recJ gene encoding single-stranded-DNA-specific exonuclease RecJ, whose product MTLFERILAARGLTTRATREAFLQPDYTAVKHDPFLLPDMEKAVARLKQARDQGEKIVIYGDYDIDGLSATALLLDAFGKFGFEDVDAFIPNRFVEGYGMTMGAVDKVRDMGADLIVTVDTGSLCHAEIAYATSLGIDTVVTDHHNVAETPPPSVAAVNPKFSGHTYPFRDLCGAGVAFKLVQALQTELDGLPDGYEKWLLDLVALGTVCDIVTLADENRANVYWGLEVLKKQQRPGLKALMVVAGIEPEQVNARHLGFGLGPRMNAAGRLETAQHALDMLVAHDGLAALEASEKLEELNIKRRSIQDAIFEEACVQAEKLANDRVLVVSSDSWNHGVIGIVASKLVEKYKKPVFIIGERGEEATGSARSFGDFSAADAVRAVDDIIIKGGGHGAAAGVTLETEKIGDFRRRVNEFYDSLQLTHQERYLLPRADVEIDDFSEINEELVANLAKMEPFGNGNPEPVLTIARASVLSMRRMGADGQHVKLALRDKNGKVLQMLAFNAPEEFFREPGDEVAVWFQPVVNEWQGVRTVEGRLLHVSEVE is encoded by the coding sequence ATGACGCTGTTTGAGCGGATTTTGGCGGCGCGGGGCCTGACGACGCGGGCAACGCGCGAAGCTTTCTTGCAGCCGGATTATACGGCGGTAAAACATGATCCGTTTTTGCTGCCGGATATGGAGAAGGCGGTGGCGCGGTTGAAACAGGCGCGGGATCAGGGCGAAAAAATCGTCATTTACGGTGATTATGATATTGATGGGCTGAGTGCCACGGCGCTGCTGTTGGATGCGTTTGGTAAGTTTGGTTTTGAGGATGTCGACGCCTTCATCCCGAACCGGTTTGTTGAGGGTTATGGCATGACCATGGGTGCGGTGGACAAGGTACGCGACATGGGTGCGGATCTGATCGTGACGGTAGATACCGGTAGTTTGTGTCATGCGGAAATTGCCTATGCTACTAGCTTGGGAATTGATACGGTAGTGACGGATCATCATAACGTGGCCGAGACGCCGCCGCCGAGCGTGGCAGCGGTGAATCCGAAATTTTCGGGACATACTTATCCGTTTCGTGATTTGTGTGGTGCGGGCGTGGCGTTCAAGCTGGTGCAGGCGCTGCAAACTGAACTGGACGGACTGCCTGATGGCTATGAAAAGTGGCTGCTCGATTTGGTGGCACTGGGGACGGTCTGTGATATCGTGACGTTGGCTGATGAAAATCGGGCGAATGTGTATTGGGGACTAGAGGTTCTGAAAAAACAACAACGCCCAGGACTGAAAGCGTTGATGGTGGTAGCGGGTATTGAGCCGGAGCAGGTTAATGCCCGTCATCTGGGCTTTGGTCTGGGTCCGCGAATGAATGCGGCGGGGCGGTTGGAGACGGCGCAACACGCGTTGGACATGCTGGTGGCGCATGATGGACTGGCGGCGCTGGAGGCCAGTGAGAAACTGGAGGAATTGAACATCAAGCGGCGCAGTATTCAGGATGCCATCTTTGAGGAAGCATGTGTGCAAGCCGAGAAGCTGGCGAATGACCGTGTGCTGGTGGTTAGTAGCGATAGCTGGAATCACGGTGTTATCGGCATTGTGGCGTCGAAATTGGTGGAAAAGTATAAAAAGCCGGTGTTTATCATTGGCGAGCGCGGTGAGGAAGCCACGGGTTCAGCGCGCAGTTTTGGTGATTTTTCAGCAGCGGATGCCGTGCGGGCGGTGGATGACATTATCATCAAAGGTGGCGGGCACGGAGCGGCGGCTGGCGTGACGCTGGAGACTGAAAAAATTGGTGATTTTCGTCGTCGGGTGAATGAGTTTTATGATTCGCTGCAGCTGACACATCAAGAGCGATATTTATTGCCACGAGCTGATGTGGAAATCGATGATTTTTCGGAAATTAATGAGGAATTGGTGGCAAATCTAGCGAAAATGGAGCCATTTGGCAATGGTAACCCAGAACCAGTGCTAACAATTGCCAGAGCATCAGTGCTAAGCATGCGGCGAATGGGCGCGGATGGGCAACACGTTAAATTAGCGCTGCGTGATAAAAACGGTAAAGTATTGCAGATGCTGGCGTTCAACGCGCCAGAGGAGTTTTTCCGTGAGCCAGGCGATGAGGTGGCAGTGTGGTTTCAGCCAGTTGTCAATGAATGGCAGGGAGTACGAACGGTTGAAGGACGGTTGCTACACGTGAGTGAAGTAGAATAG
- a CDS encoding 30S ribosomal protein S21, which produces MVQVTRKDQKEANENIIRRFNRKVLQSGVLARAKNVMRFEKPISKAERRKKAIVRRERRAEKTAKMRLGVR; this is translated from the coding sequence ATGGTACAAGTAACACGTAAAGATCAGAAGGAAGCGAACGAAAACATCATTCGTCGTTTCAACCGTAAGGTTTTGCAGAGCGGTGTTTTGGCTCGAGCTAAAAATGTTATGCGCTTTGAGAAACCAATTTCAAAGGCCGAGCGCCGTAAAAAGGCAATCGTTCGTCGTGAACGCCGGGCTGAAAAAACGGCAAAAATGCGCCTGGGAGTGCGTTAA
- a CDS encoding GatB/YqeY domain-containing protein gives MSALKARITDEMKAALLGGNRFRGDVLRNVKAAILNEEVSLGKRDEGLDDAEVEKVLAREVKKRVESAELYRSNGRAELAEPEEQEAEILREFLPEQLSEAEIVAIVEDVVASMDDVSMQKMGQVIGAVKQKVGNAADGALVAKIVKEKLTK, from the coding sequence ATGTCAGCGCTAAAAGCGCGCATCACTGATGAAATGAAAGCCGCTCTTTTGGGCGGCAATCGTTTTCGTGGGGATGTGCTACGTAATGTCAAGGCAGCAATTTTGAACGAGGAAGTGTCGCTGGGCAAGCGTGACGAGGGCCTAGACGATGCTGAAGTTGAGAAAGTCCTGGCTCGTGAAGTGAAAAAACGCGTTGAGAGTGCGGAGCTTTATCGCAGTAATGGTCGCGCGGAATTGGCGGAGCCCGAGGAACAAGAGGCGGAAATTTTGCGAGAATTTTTGCCAGAACAATTGAGCGAAGCAGAGATTGTAGCGATCGTTGAAGATGTTGTAGCGAGCATGGATGACGTTTCCATGCAAAAGATGGGACAGGTTATCGGCGCAGTGAAACAGAAGGTTGGCAATGCTGCTGATGGTGCTTTGGTTGCAAAGATTGTTAAAGAAAAACTGACAAAATAG
- a CDS encoding adenylate kinase family protein has protein sequence MIIFFGPAGAGKSVQGQILAARHGWRWLSAGQLLRDTHDGELIHRMQSGELVSVEIINGLMGEALNKAKDINGVILDGYPRQLEQAKWLIESRPHHGQDVKLVIVLEVPRDEILERLRVRGRVDDTPEAIDKRLSIYRGEIYPILDYLNDNNIPIIHMSGVGTVGQVHDEIEKELVSRGIVEGAK, from the coding sequence ATGATTATCTTTTTTGGGCCGGCTGGTGCTGGTAAGAGCGTGCAGGGGCAGATTTTGGCAGCACGTCATGGTTGGCGTTGGCTGAGCGCAGGGCAGTTGCTGCGCGACACGCACGATGGCGAATTGATCCATCGTATGCAGTCTGGTGAACTGGTGTCGGTAGAAATCATCAATGGGTTGATGGGCGAGGCGTTGAATAAAGCTAAGGACATTAACGGTGTGATTTTGGACGGTTATCCTCGTCAGTTGGAGCAGGCTAAGTGGTTGATTGAGTCGCGACCGCATCATGGTCAGGATGTGAAGTTGGTGATCGTGCTGGAAGTGCCACGAGATGAGATTTTAGAACGCTTGCGAGTGCGTGGTCGCGTTGACGACACGCCAGAGGCAATTGATAAGCGGCTTAGTATTTACCGGGGTGAAATTTACCCAATTTTGGACTATCTGAATGACAATAATATCCCAATCATCCATATGAGTGGCGTGGGTACAGTTGGACAAGTGCATGATGAAATTGAAAAAGAACTGGTTAGCCGCGGAATCGTTGAGGGTGCCAAATGA
- the map gene encoding type I methionyl aminopeptidase, translating into MSQLITGEKTPQQMKDMRECGRMLATIYDELRQKVTAGMSELDVNEFVAGRIKDFGAEATYLTDEVKFPGVICVSTNEQLVHSFPTDYVFEKGDVVSFDLVIGYRGMKTDSAFTMVVDEEPRGAKKHLLHATEQSLYAGIDAISGDGTRVGDISAAIEAVLKKAKLGIIRELVGHGVGLEMHMSPEIPNHGQRGTGPVLHAGDTIAIEPMASLGGEKIVTEDDGWTISMKDGSLGAHFEHTVLITETGAEILTKL; encoded by the coding sequence ATGAGCCAATTGATCACTGGTGAAAAAACACCACAACAGATGAAAGATATGCGCGAATGCGGCCGGATGTTGGCGACGATTTATGACGAATTGCGCCAGAAAGTAACGGCTGGCATGAGCGAGCTGGATGTTAATGAGTTCGTGGCTGGGCGGATCAAGGATTTTGGTGCGGAAGCAACGTATTTGACAGATGAAGTGAAGTTCCCAGGGGTGATCTGCGTGTCGACCAATGAGCAGTTGGTGCACTCGTTCCCGACAGATTATGTGTTTGAGAAGGGTGATGTGGTGAGTTTTGACTTGGTGATCGGCTACCGTGGCATGAAAACTGACAGCGCCTTTACCATGGTGGTTGACGAAGAGCCACGTGGTGCTAAAAAACATTTACTCCACGCAACGGAACAGAGTTTGTATGCAGGGATTGATGCAATTTCTGGCGATGGGACACGAGTTGGTGATATCTCAGCAGCGATAGAAGCGGTGTTAAAGAAAGCCAAATTGGGCATCATTCGCGAGCTGGTTGGTCACGGCGTGGGGCTGGAAATGCACATGAGTCCAGAGATTCCAAACCATGGTCAGCGCGGGACTGGTCCAGTGCTGCACGCTGGCGATACGATTGCCATCGAGCCGATGGCAAGTCTCGGCGGTGAGAAAATTGTTACTGAGGATGACGGCTGGACGATTAGCATGAAAGATGGCAGTCTGGGTGCGCATTTTGAACACACCGTACTAATTACTGAGACGGGCGCGGAAATTTTGACGAAGCTGTAG
- a CDS encoding prepilin-type N-terminal cleavage/methylation domain-containing protein encodes MKRNTFSHKPGFTLIEMIIIISTIAILSAISVVAYQYVRQDAYDAKAKTALQQVETGFKSYITAGNKVPMRYYSPYGFYADPGGGSIEQGIPINNGGGIGRALVNAGFLSSNLLDSLKNGPQKNTALKNSIAFAQCGKNKVFFYIEVYRKGMTQAELWNKVHSLECERKTKDDWYAEHGLSPSLSTVTTGTVNGPARYILAEIDLT; translated from the coding sequence ATGAAACGTAATACTTTTTCTCATAAACCTGGCTTTACCTTAATTGAGATGATCATTATCATTTCCACAATCGCCATTCTCTCAGCAATTAGCGTCGTCGCTTATCAGTACGTCAGACAAGATGCCTATGACGCAAAAGCCAAAACCGCGCTACAACAGGTCGAAACAGGGTTTAAGTCTTACATAACCGCGGGCAATAAAGTACCAATGCGTTACTATAGCCCGTATGGTTTTTATGCTGACCCGGGAGGTGGATCAATAGAACAAGGCATTCCAATCAATAATGGGGGCGGCATAGGCAGAGCCCTAGTTAATGCTGGGTTCTTATCGAGCAATTTACTGGACAGCCTCAAAAATGGTCCTCAGAAGAATACTGCTTTAAAGAACAGTATCGCTTTTGCGCAATGTGGTAAAAATAAGGTATTTTTCTACATTGAAGTATACCGAAAAGGTATGACGCAAGCAGAGCTCTGGAATAAGGTTCACTCATTAGAGTGTGAGAGAAAAACTAAGGACGACTGGTATGCAGAACATGGCTTAAGTCCTTCACTCAGTACGGTTACGACTGGTACAGTCAACGGTCCAGCACGTTACATACTAGCAGAGATTGATCTCACCTAA
- the ftsA gene encoding cell division protein FtsA — MQEQSHYAVGIDIGTKKVRCVIGHIDETTGVPRIIGVGQAPNSGMRKGVITHLNGPAAAIDTALDAAERMSGHRVNQAALGTNGVHIISTKVDGMVAVNASSSEVTEDDVARLENVATVGKVPANREILEVVPYEYRLDGQDNIKNPIGMTGTRLELRANVVSGLVPHLGNLHKLAEMSNIDAVRIIPTVLASAQAVLNESQMENGVAVIDIGASTTGVAVFEEGDLQHLSVVPMGSQNVTNDLAIGLKVDLEIAEKVKLQHGELGGETTGVVDIKHEKETQVFHRAEVAEIVEARYEEIFELVAKELKRAGGISKMPSGAVLVGGGAKVKGLAEFAKEQIGLAVKIGKPQDYAGMTDDIKDPEYAAAIGLMLAMSTNPSRSEGTHGKKANKVAQKAGGFLGGLFAKFK; from the coding sequence ATGCAAGAACAATCTCATTATGCGGTAGGAATTGATATCGGCACGAAAAAAGTGCGATGTGTTATTGGACATATTGACGAAACAACGGGCGTGCCAAGAATTATTGGAGTGGGGCAAGCTCCCAATAGCGGGATGCGTAAGGGCGTGATCACGCACTTGAATGGACCAGCGGCAGCGATTGATACGGCGCTTGATGCGGCTGAGCGAATGAGCGGTCATCGAGTGAACCAGGCTGCTTTGGGCACCAATGGCGTACATATCATCAGTACTAAAGTAGACGGTATGGTTGCTGTTAATGCAAGCAGTAGTGAAGTGACGGAAGACGACGTAGCGCGTCTGGAGAATGTAGCGACAGTTGGAAAAGTTCCTGCAAATCGTGAGATTTTGGAAGTGGTTCCGTACGAATATCGATTGGATGGGCAAGATAATATCAAAAACCCGATTGGTATGACTGGGACGAGGTTGGAACTACGGGCCAATGTTGTCTCTGGATTGGTGCCACACTTGGGGAATTTGCACAAGTTGGCGGAGATGTCCAATATTGATGCTGTTAGAATAATTCCGACGGTGTTAGCGAGCGCTCAAGCGGTATTGAATGAATCTCAGATGGAAAATGGTGTGGCTGTGATTGATATTGGAGCTTCCACAACAGGAGTGGCGGTGTTTGAGGAAGGTGATTTGCAACATCTTTCAGTTGTTCCGATGGGCTCACAAAATGTCACCAATGATTTGGCGATTGGTCTTAAGGTTGATTTGGAAATTGCTGAAAAAGTTAAGTTGCAGCATGGTGAATTGGGCGGCGAGACTACGGGCGTGGTCGACATTAAGCATGAGAAGGAAACGCAGGTTTTTCACCGGGCAGAGGTTGCAGAAATCGTTGAAGCGCGCTATGAAGAAATTTTTGAGCTGGTCGCCAAGGAGCTGAAAAGAGCAGGTGGCATCAGCAAAATGCCGAGCGGAGCCGTGTTAGTTGGCGGTGGCGCTAAAGTTAAGGGCTTGGCTGAATTTGCTAAAGAGCAGATTGGGCTGGCGGTGAAAATCGGCAAACCGCAGGATTATGCTGGTATGACTGATGACATCAAAGATCCAGAGTATGCAGCGGCTATAGGGCTAATGTTGGCAATGTCCACCAATCCGTCCCGCTCTGAAGGAACTCATGGTAAAAAAGCTAATAAAGTTGCCCAAAAGGCTGGCGGATTCTTAGGTGGGTTGTTCGCAAAATTCAAATAA
- the ftsZ gene encoding cell division protein FtsZ: protein MPQIQPSEVQTFASIKVVGVGGAGGSAVNRMKDAGLNGVQFIAMNTDAQALHNSKADVKIHLGHSTTNGLGAGADPAVGEAAANESREEIRAALEGADMVFVTIGAGGGTGSGAGYVVAEIARELGILVVGVATRPFSFEGEKRRVNADWAITHLGRQVDTLITIPNDRLLQTIDRRTPLLETFKIADDVLRQGVQGISELITEHGLINLDFADVKAIMSNAGSALMGIGRASGENRAAQAAQQAIESPLIEVSIDGAKGVLFNVTGGYDMSMAEIQEAAEIITSAVSPNANIIFGATLKPEMEDDLVITVIATGFDSETFHDRDVTLDVNPVETNSNNLDEEMVQNIDMELEHKEAAEHFAAEDDTNIWDNPPEDEDDDEDDTPAFLRRRKKNRE from the coding sequence ATGCCACAAATACAACCAAGCGAAGTTCAGACATTTGCTAGCATCAAAGTTGTTGGTGTTGGTGGCGCCGGTGGTTCAGCAGTTAACCGCATGAAAGACGCTGGCCTCAATGGTGTGCAGTTCATCGCTATGAATACCGACGCACAAGCGTTGCATAACTCAAAAGCTGACGTCAAAATCCATCTAGGACATTCAACGACCAATGGTCTTGGTGCTGGTGCTGACCCAGCGGTTGGTGAGGCGGCCGCTAATGAGTCACGTGAAGAGATTCGTGCTGCTCTTGAAGGCGCTGACATGGTGTTTGTGACGATTGGTGCTGGTGGAGGAACAGGTTCTGGTGCTGGGTATGTGGTTGCTGAGATTGCTCGTGAGTTGGGTATTTTGGTGGTTGGTGTTGCAACACGACCGTTTAGCTTTGAGGGTGAAAAGCGCCGAGTGAATGCTGACTGGGCAATTACTCACCTGGGTCGACAAGTTGATACGTTGATTACCATTCCAAATGATCGCTTGTTGCAGACTATCGATCGACGCACTCCGCTATTGGAAACCTTCAAAATTGCTGACGATGTATTGCGTCAGGGTGTGCAGGGCATCTCTGAATTGATCACCGAGCACGGATTGATTAACTTGGACTTTGCTGACGTGAAGGCTATCATGAGTAACGCTGGCTCGGCATTGATGGGTATTGGGCGAGCCAGCGGTGAAAATCGAGCAGCTCAGGCGGCTCAACAGGCAATTGAGTCGCCGTTGATTGAAGTGTCGATTGACGGCGCTAAGGGTGTGTTGTTCAACGTTACTGGTGGCTACGATATGAGCATGGCAGAGATTCAGGAGGCAGCTGAAATCATCACCAGCGCGGTATCGCCAAATGCAAACATCATCTTCGGTGCGACGTTGAAGCCAGAAATGGAAGATGACTTGGTGATCACGGTCATCGCTACAGGATTTGACAGCGAGACCTTCCATGACAGGGACGTAACGCTTGATGTGAACCCAGTTGAGACCAACTCTAACAATTTGGATGAAGAAATGGTGCAAAATATCGACATGGAGCTAGAGCATAAAGAAGCTGCTGAGCATTTTGCTGCTGAGGATGACACGAATATTTGGGATAATCCACCAGAAGATGAGGATGACGACGAAGACGACACCCCAGCGTTCTTACGCCGTCGCAAGAAGAACAGGGAGTAG